One Drosophila subobscura isolate 14011-0131.10 chromosome U, UCBerk_Dsub_1.0, whole genome shotgun sequence DNA window includes the following coding sequences:
- the LOC117902458 gene encoding probable phospholipid-transporting ATPase VD isoform X3 — translation MRLAESRSVTPSPPPNLIFAMPAQSHQPTLSPISSSAESSPNSESESPSPPMKSKALSNSISPTGRAKAAINSKITSIATFLNAKTQGKRLKMTSTKTENIYRTADGRPLYEAESPDELALVNAAYSYDCCLLNRSPNHILVSMPTARATVEYEILKILPFDSSRKCMSIVVRRTGSQEIVLYCKGADSTIMPVLSPCPHNSPEGILREQTQQQLDRYAREGLRILVMAKRTLNSADYTDWWARHQEIEMSLENRERRLRDSFAKLESNLTLLGATGIEDRLQDGVPETIASLLAAGISVWVLTGDKPETAINIAYSAKLFTQQMELIKLTARSRDAAETAINFYLTDMENAKPTSSIGYSQTLRRKPRALVVDGKTLTFVLDPKSKLILPFLRLAKRCASVLCCRSTPLQKAYLVKVVKEELNLRTLAIGDGANDVSMIQMADVGVGISGQEGMQAVMAADFTLSRFRYLERLLLSHGYWCYDRLSRMILYFFYKNAAFVFLIFWYQLYCGFSGSVMMDQMYLMLYNLIFTSLPPLAIGVYDKRVPEDLLLKNPYLYKNGRLGVAYRPHDFWLILLDALYQSLVIFFVALCAYAESDVGIWEFGTTITASCLFANLVHCCIEIRSWTVLHVISIVVSLASFYLFSFVYNYWCVNCFGLPSTYWVIFVCISSAVHWLVILLSTVVAVLPRLILTTVRISLCPDDSTKVLLHSKRERSRGEGLLVTWSRSTSASSIYRITDYGSKNQIITTIT, via the exons ATGCGGCTGGCAGAGTCACGTTCCGTGACGCCTTCACCACCGCCCAATCTAATATTTGCAATGCCCGCACAGAGTCATCAGCCAACGCTGTCGCCCATCAGCAGTTCGGCGGAATCGTCGCCCAactcggagtcggagtcgccATCGCCGCCCATGAAGAGCAAGGCGCTGTCCAACAGCATCTCGCCCACGGGCAGGGCCAAGGCGGCCATTAACTCGAAGATTACGAGCATAGCGACCTTCCTGAATGCCAAGACGCAAGGGAAGCGTCTGAAAATGAC TTCAACCAAAACGGAGAACATTTATAGAACCGCCGATGGTCGTCCTCTGTACGAGGCCGAGAGTCCGGATGAGTTGGCTCTGGTGAACGCTGCCTACAGCTatgactgctgcctgctgaatCGCAGCCCGAACCACATCCTCGTGAGCATGCCCACGGCCAGGGCCACCGTCGAGTATGAGATACTCAAGATTCTGCCCTTTGACTCGAGTCGCAAGTGCATGTCGATTGTGGTTCGTCGCACGGGTTCCCAGGAGATTGTGCTCTACTGCAAGGGTGCGGACAGCACGATCATGCCCGTCCTCTCGCCGTGTCCGCACAACAGCCCCGAGGGCATACTGCGAGAgcagacccagcagcagctggatcgCTATGCGCGCGAAGGTCTGCGCATTCTGGTGATGGCCAAGCGCACCCTGAACTCGGCCGACTACACGGACTGGTGGGCGCGGCATCAGGAGATTGAAATGTCGCTGGAGAATCGCGAGCGCAGATTGCGCGACTCCTTCGCAAAGCTGGAGAGCAATCTAACTCTGCTGGGTGCCACGGGCATTGAGGATCGCCTGCAGGACGGTGTGCCCGAGACGATAGCCTCGCTGCTTGCGGCAGGCATCTCCGTGTGGGTGCTGACGGGCGACAAGCCCGAGACGGCCATAAATATAGCATATTCTGCCAAGCTTTTTACACAGCAAATGGAGTTGATCAA ATTGACAGCACGTTCCCGCGATGCAGCCGAGACGGCTATCAATTTTTATCTGACGGATATGGAGAATGCCAAACCCACATCCTCAATCGGCTACAGCCAGACGCTGCGCAGAAAGCCACGCGCCTTGGTAGTGGATGGCAAAACATTGACTTTTGTATTGGATCCAAA ATCCAAATTGATTCTGCCATTCCTGCGACTGGCCAAACGTTGCGCTTCTGTGCTCTGCTGCCGTTCCACGCCACTGCAAAAAGCCTACCTGGTTAAGGTCGTCAAGGAGGAGCTCAATCTGCGCACATTGGCCATTGGAGATGGCGCGAATGATGTGTCCATGATACAAATGGCCGATGTGGGTGTTGGCATCTCTGGACAGGAGGGCATGCAGGCGGTAATGGCTGCCGATTTCacgctctctcgctttcgcTACCTGGAGCGACTGCTGCTCTCACATGGCTATTGGTGCTACGATCGTTTGTCGCGCATGATACTTTATTTCTTCTACAAGAATGCG GCCTTTGTGTTCCTGATATTCTGGTATCAATTGTATTGCGgcttctctggctctgtgaTGATGGATCAAATGTATTTGATGCTGTACAATCTGATATTCACCTCACTGCCGCCACTGGCCATTGGTGTCTACGACAAGCGAGTGCCCGAGGATTTGCTACTCAAGAATCCATATCTCTACAAGAAT GGTCGCTTGGGCGTTGCTTACAGGCCTCACGACTTTTGGTTGATATTACTGGATGCACTCTATCAGAGTCTGGTAATTTTCTTTGTGGCGCTGTGCGCCTATGCGGAGAGCGATGTGGGCATCTGGGAGTTTGGCACAACGATCACAGCCTCCTGTCTGTTTGCCAATTTGGTGCACTGTTGCATTGAAATACGTTCCTGG ACTGTGCTGCATGTCATATCCATTGTGGTTAGCCTGGCCTCCTTCTACCTCTTCTCGTTTGTGTACAACTATTGGTGCGTCAATTGCTTTGGCCTGCCCTCCACCTATTGGgtgatttttgtgtgcatctCCTCCGCTGTTCACTGGCTGGTGATCCTCCTATCGACAGTGGTGGCTGTGCTGCCACG ACTTATATTGACAACGGTGCGCATTTCGTTGTGCCCCGATGACAGCACCAAGGTTCTACTGCACAGCAAGCGAGAGCGCAGCAGAGGTGAGGGTTTGTTAGTTACTTGGTCGCGCTCCACCTCAGCCTCATCAATATATAG AATCACCGATTATGGGTCTAAGAATCAGATTATAACAACGATTACCTGA